The genomic window CGCACCGTGGTCCTGCACGGCGAACGCGACGGCGTCGAGGTTGTCGAGGTCTTCGTCGTGCGCGTGGAGAAAGTCCCGAAGCGCGGGAATCTCCATTTCGTCGAGATGAATGCGCGTGCCGCTGCCGGAGTCTTCCGGGAGGTCGTCCGCGACTTCGATGCCGGCCTTTCGAACATCCTCGACGCGGTTCCGCACGAGAAAGCAGGTGCGGGAAGTGGTTCGGACGCGGTGCCCCTTTTTCACGAGTTCGCGGAGCGCGTAAGCAAGGGGGCCTCCGCCGACGGTGTCGCCCACGACATCCAGATCGCCCGGTCTGGAGAGCACCCGGTCCGCATAGCGTTGGGCCGGAGCCCCGACGACCACCTTGACGCAGTTCTCCAGGTTTCGGGTGGAGTCGTAGAGAAGGACATCCTTGGTGCCGTGCCCGATGTCGATGGCGAGGATGCGGCTCATGAGGGGGACCGCCCGGTTTCGTCGAGGTCCCGGGGCTCGTAGTAGTGGCCGACTTCGCAGGAGCGGCAGGTCGTGCCCCCCGTGGAGAGGAAGAGCTCTTCGCACTGATCGCAGGCGACGACCGGTGTATCGATGCCGAGTTCACGGGTGGTCATCCGGACCGGTGTGGCGGTCAGGACCTTGCGGCGTGCTTCCAGCACCTGGAGTGAGACGGGCGCCCAGCGCTCGCCCTTCGGCACGGAGTGGTCGAGCAGGCGGCGGAACCAGTGGTCGATGGCCGGGAACTCCGGCGTGCGGCGGGTATCGAGGTGAATGCGATAACCGAGCCCGGTGTCCTTGTCATAAAAGGTGCAGGCGATCTTGTGCAGGTCCCGGACGCGGAACTGTGTCTTCCCGAGACGATGCCGCAGCACGGTGTGGATTCCGCTCGGGAGGCAGAGCCAGCTTTCGATGACCGTTCCCATGCGCTTGGTCTCCGGCATGAGTTCCAGCGCCCAGTCGGCCATGAAGACGGCGATCAAGGTGCCGGGGACCGGAAATCCGTGGAACTCAATCGCGAGGCGGATGAGGTCGTTGAGGGTGTACTCGTCCGGCCGGGCTTCCGTCGCGGAGCCGGGGGGGGATTCGCCGCGTCGTCCTCGTTCGATGAGGTCGACCACTCGCTTTGCGTCGGAGTCGGGTGCGGTCATGGGGAGGGTCTCCTCTTGAGCGGATGGTATTCCTGATGGCTCATGCGGGGAACAGCGGCTGTCCGCAACACTCATCCGAGCCGTCGCCCGGCGGTGCGGCCTGTCCTTGTGCGATGGCGGCGTATGCGCGCGCGCTTTCCACGGCTCCCGGAATGCGCCGGAGGACTTCGTCGATGTCTTCGCCGGTCGTGTGGATGCCCAGACTGAAGCGGATGGATCCGTCCACGCGCGAGGCGTCCATGCCCATGGCGCGGAGGACATGCGAGGGGCGGGGATCTCCGGCGGCGCAGGCGGAACCCCGGCTGGCCGCGATCCCTTCCAGCGCGAGGGCATTGACGAGCGCGCGCCCGGGGACAGCGCCGAGATGGAGGTGCGTGGTGTTCGGGAGCCTGCCCGCGCGATCGCCGTTGACGGACGCACCGGGGAGCGCCGCGACAATCCCTTCCTCCAGGCGGTCGCGAAGCGTGGCGCACTTCGCCAGTGCCGCT from Gemmatimonadota bacterium includes these protein-coding regions:
- a CDS encoding FmdE family protein, with the protein product MTAPDSDAKRVVDLIERGRRGESPPGSATEARPDEYTLNDLIRLAIEFHGFPVPGTLIAVFMADWALELMPETKRMGTVIESWLCLPSGIHTVLRHRLGKTQFRVRDLHKIACTFYDKDTGLGYRIHLDTRRTPEFPAIDHWFRRLLDHSVPKGERWAPVSLQVLEARRKVLTATPVRMTTRELGIDTPVVACDQCEELFLSTGGTTCRSCEVGHYYEPRDLDETGRSPS
- a CDS encoding aminotransferase class V-fold PLP-dependent enzyme — encoded protein: VRIMARVHGGEQEGGLRAGTPDIPALAGLHAWTREVRKPAWAAALAKCATLRDRLEEGIVAALPGASVNGDRAGRLPNTTHLHLGAVPGRALVNALALEGIAASRGSACAAGDPRPSHVLRAMGMDASRVDGSIRFSLGIHTTGEDIDEVLRRIPGAVESARAYAAIAQGQAAPPGDGSDECCGQPLFPA